The proteins below are encoded in one region of Juglans microcarpa x Juglans regia isolate MS1-56 chromosome 4D, Jm3101_v1.0, whole genome shotgun sequence:
- the LOC121259410 gene encoding protein RRC1-like isoform X1: MSSFSITRKKTPFQKHREEEEAKKKRAEDETARLYQEFVESFQGDITPGSKAFVRGGTINPNEKVKADSEGEKSKDGVSVPKKGSRYVPSFIPPPLAAKGKESEKKKEDDKPKEKEKGKSRNIDHFMEELKHEQEMRERRNQDREHWRDGRHNEHSAPSSRFDELPDDFDPSGKLPGSFDDGDPQTTNLYVGNLSPTVDENFLLRTFGRFGPIASVKIMWPRTEEERRRQRNCGFVAFMNRADGQAAKDEMQGVIVYEYELKIGWGKSVALPSQALPAPPPGQMAIRSKEGATVILSGPSGPPVTSVPSQNSELVLTPNVPDITVVPPNDDHLHHVIDTMALYVLDGGCAFEQAIMERGRGNPLFNFLFELGSKEHTYYVWRLYSFAQGDTRQRWRTEPFIMITGSGRWIPPPLPSVKSPEHEKESGSTFAAGRSRRVEPERTLTDSQRDEFEDMLRALTLERSQIKEAMGFALDNADAAGEIVEVLTESLTLKETPIPTKVARLMLVSDVLHNSSAPVKNASAYRTKFEATLPDIMESFNDLFRSVTGRITAEALKERVLKVLQVWSDWFLFSDAYVNGLRATFVRLGSSGVIPFHSISGDTLELEKKTSSEDAGDGAKINQDAALAMGKGAAMKELMHLPLAELERRCRHNGLSLVGGREMMVARLLSLEEAEKLRGYELDDDLKYAQSHSSTGRYSISRKGTTVEAEPVGLSGWSQYGEDDLQSKCEESVPLAPTFPIPNPELKAFTKKEKVDPVLPASKWAREDDESDDEQKGSARGLGLSYSSSGSENAGDDPSKGDEMDFATGTSISAQPDNGMNEEQRQKLRRLEVALIEYRESLEEREIKNSDEIERKVAIRRKQLQYEYGLLDSNNDSSGNKRTSSERRDRRDDARDSSRKRHRSQSQSESPPRKSSHRDKEREHTLDRDRDRTHDIQNERRGKGEGEDRDRDREKSGSRERDDHDRGRERDRDRRRRPK; the protein is encoded by the exons GTATGTTCCATCTTTCATACCACCTCCACTGGCAGCTAAGGGGAAAGAATCGGAAAAGAAA AAGGAGGATGATAAgccaaaggaaaaagaaaaaggaaagtctCGAAACATAGATCATTTCATGGAGGAGCTGAAGCATGAGCAAGAGATGAGGGAGAGGCGAAATCAAGATCGTGAACATTGGCGTGACGGGCGCCACAATGAACATTCTGCT CCATCTAGTCGCTTTGATGAGCTGCCTGATGATTTTGACCCAAGTGGAAAGCTTCCTGGGTCTTTTGATGACGGCGATCCCCAAACTACTAATCTCTATGTTGGAAATCTCTCACCCACG GTCGATGAAAATTTTCTTCTGCGGACTTTTGGAAGATTTGGGCCCATTGCTAGTGTGAAAATAATGTGGCCTAGGACTGAAGAGGAACGAAGGCGGCAAAGAAATTGTGGCTTTGTAGCTTTCATGAATAGAGCTGATGGGCAAGCTGCAAAAGATGAAATGCAAG GAGTCATCGTTTATGAATATGAGTTGAAGATTGGATGGGGTAAGTCTGTTGCGCTTCCATCACAAGCTCTACCTGCTCCTCCACCAGGACAGATGGCGATCAGGAGTAAGGAG GGCGCCACTGTTATTTTATCCGGTCCATCAGGCCCACCAGTCACCTCTGTTCCAAGTCAGAATTCTGAACTG GTTCTTACACCAAATGTTCCTGATATTACGGTGGTTCCACCCAATGATGATCATCTCCACCATGTGATTGACACAATGGCTCTCTATGTTCTGGATGGAGGATGTGCCTTCGAACAAGCTATTATGGAGAGAGGTCGCGGGAATCCTCTCTTCAACTTCTTGTTTGAGCTTGGCTCAAAGGAACATACATACTATGTCTGGAGGCTCTATTCCTTTGCTCAG GGTGATACTCGTCAAAGATGGCGGACAGAACCTTTTATCATGATAACTGGTAGTGGAAG ATGGATTCCACCACCTCTGCCATCGGTAAAGAGCCCAGAGCATGAGAAGGAGTCCGGATCCACATTTGCTGCAGGAAGAAGCAGG CGCGTGGAACCGGAAAGAACACTTACTGATTCACAGAGGGATGAGTTCGAGGATATGCTGCGTGCTTTAACATTAGAGAGGAGTCAGATAAAGGAAGCTATGGGGTTTGCCCTGGATAATGCTGATGCAGCTGGAGAG ATAGTCGAAGTGCTGACAGAATCTTTGACACTTAAGGAAACTCCCATTCCAACCAAAGTTGCAAGGCTTATGCTCGTTTCTGATGTTCTTCATAATAGTAGTGCTCCTGTAAAGAATGCATCTGCATACCGCACCAAATTTGAAGCAACATTACCCGACATTATGGAGAGTTTTAATGATTTGTTTCGTAGCGTTACTGGAAGAATTACTGCAGAGGCCCTTAAG GAACGAGTGCTCAAAGTCTTGCAAGTATGGTCAGACTGGTTTTTGTTTTCGGATGCATATGTTAATGGTTTGCGAGCTACATTTGTTCGACTTGGGAGCTCTGGTGTCATCCCATTTCATTCTATATCTGGTGATACACTTGAACTAGAAAAAAAGACTAGTTCTGAAGATGCAGGTGATGGAGCTAAGATCAACCAAGATGCTGCATTGGCAATGGGCAAAGGAGCAGCAATGAAGGAGCTAATGCATCTTCCCCTTGCTGAGCTGGAGAGACGTTGCAGACATAATGGATTGTCTCTTGTTGGTGGTAGAGAAATGATGGTTGCACGGTTGCTAAGTCTGGAAGAGGCAGAAAAACTGAGGGGCTATGAACTAGATGATGACTTGAAATATGCACAGAGCCATTCGAGTACTGGTAGATATTCCATTAGTCGTAAAGGGACTACTGTGGAAGCAGAGCCAGTGGGTCTGTCTGGATGGAGCCAATATGGGGAGGACGATTTGCAATCAAAATGCGAAGAGTCTGTTCCTTTGGCTCCAACCTTTCCCATTCCAAACCCTGAACTGAAAGCTTTcacaaagaaagagaaagttGATCCTGTTCTGCCAGCATCTAAATGGGCTCGAGAGGATGATGAAAGCGATGATGAACAAAAGGGTAGTGCTAGGGGTTTGGGTTTGAGCTACTCATCTTCTGGAAGTGAGAATGCTGGTGACGATCCTAGCAAGGGTGATGAGATGGACTTTGCAACTGGTACAAGCATCTCAGCACAACCTGACAACGGAATGAATGAAGAGCAGAG ACAAAAGCTGAGACGTCTAGAGGTGGCTTTAATAGAATATCGTGAATCCCTTGAAGAACGGGAAATTAAAAATTCGGATGAAATCGAGAGGAAAGTTGCAATCCGTCGGAAGCAGCTGCAATATGAATATGGGTTATTAGATTCTAACAACGATTCTTCAGGAAATA AGAGAACATCTTCAGAGAGGAGGGACAGACGGGATGATGCCCGTGACTCTTCAAGAAAGAGGCACCGCAGCCAGAGCCAAAGTGAGAGCCCACCACGGAAATCATCACATCGAGACAAGGAAAGGGAACACACATTAGACAGGGATAGAGATAGAACTCATGATATTCAAAACGAGAGGAGaggaaagggagagggagaggaccGGGACCGGGACCGGGAGAAAAGTGGAAGCAGAGAGAGGGATGACCATGACAGGGGCAGAGAAAGGGACAGGGATAGGAGGAGAAGACCGAAGTGA
- the LOC121259410 gene encoding protein RRC1-like isoform X2 yields the protein MEELKHEQEMRERRNQDREHWRDGRHNEHSAPSSRFDELPDDFDPSGKLPGSFDDGDPQTTNLYVGNLSPTVDENFLLRTFGRFGPIASVKIMWPRTEEERRRQRNCGFVAFMNRADGQAAKDEMQGVIVYEYELKIGWGKSVALPSQALPAPPPGQMAIRSKEGATVILSGPSGPPVTSVPSQNSELVLTPNVPDITVVPPNDDHLHHVIDTMALYVLDGGCAFEQAIMERGRGNPLFNFLFELGSKEHTYYVWRLYSFAQGDTRQRWRTEPFIMITGSGRWIPPPLPSVKSPEHEKESGSTFAAGRSRRVEPERTLTDSQRDEFEDMLRALTLERSQIKEAMGFALDNADAAGEIVEVLTESLTLKETPIPTKVARLMLVSDVLHNSSAPVKNASAYRTKFEATLPDIMESFNDLFRSVTGRITAEALKERVLKVLQVWSDWFLFSDAYVNGLRATFVRLGSSGVIPFHSISGDTLELEKKTSSEDAGDGAKINQDAALAMGKGAAMKELMHLPLAELERRCRHNGLSLVGGREMMVARLLSLEEAEKLRGYELDDDLKYAQSHSSTGRYSISRKGTTVEAEPVGLSGWSQYGEDDLQSKCEESVPLAPTFPIPNPELKAFTKKEKVDPVLPASKWAREDDESDDEQKGSARGLGLSYSSSGSENAGDDPSKGDEMDFATGTSISAQPDNGMNEEQRQKLRRLEVALIEYRESLEEREIKNSDEIERKVAIRRKQLQYEYGLLDSNNDSSGNKRTSSERRDRRDDARDSSRKRHRSQSQSESPPRKSSHRDKEREHTLDRDRDRTHDIQNERRGKGEGEDRDRDREKSGSRERDDHDRGRERDRDRRRRPK from the exons ATGGAGGAGCTGAAGCATGAGCAAGAGATGAGGGAGAGGCGAAATCAAGATCGTGAACATTGGCGTGACGGGCGCCACAATGAACATTCTGCT CCATCTAGTCGCTTTGATGAGCTGCCTGATGATTTTGACCCAAGTGGAAAGCTTCCTGGGTCTTTTGATGACGGCGATCCCCAAACTACTAATCTCTATGTTGGAAATCTCTCACCCACG GTCGATGAAAATTTTCTTCTGCGGACTTTTGGAAGATTTGGGCCCATTGCTAGTGTGAAAATAATGTGGCCTAGGACTGAAGAGGAACGAAGGCGGCAAAGAAATTGTGGCTTTGTAGCTTTCATGAATAGAGCTGATGGGCAAGCTGCAAAAGATGAAATGCAAG GAGTCATCGTTTATGAATATGAGTTGAAGATTGGATGGGGTAAGTCTGTTGCGCTTCCATCACAAGCTCTACCTGCTCCTCCACCAGGACAGATGGCGATCAGGAGTAAGGAG GGCGCCACTGTTATTTTATCCGGTCCATCAGGCCCACCAGTCACCTCTGTTCCAAGTCAGAATTCTGAACTG GTTCTTACACCAAATGTTCCTGATATTACGGTGGTTCCACCCAATGATGATCATCTCCACCATGTGATTGACACAATGGCTCTCTATGTTCTGGATGGAGGATGTGCCTTCGAACAAGCTATTATGGAGAGAGGTCGCGGGAATCCTCTCTTCAACTTCTTGTTTGAGCTTGGCTCAAAGGAACATACATACTATGTCTGGAGGCTCTATTCCTTTGCTCAG GGTGATACTCGTCAAAGATGGCGGACAGAACCTTTTATCATGATAACTGGTAGTGGAAG ATGGATTCCACCACCTCTGCCATCGGTAAAGAGCCCAGAGCATGAGAAGGAGTCCGGATCCACATTTGCTGCAGGAAGAAGCAGG CGCGTGGAACCGGAAAGAACACTTACTGATTCACAGAGGGATGAGTTCGAGGATATGCTGCGTGCTTTAACATTAGAGAGGAGTCAGATAAAGGAAGCTATGGGGTTTGCCCTGGATAATGCTGATGCAGCTGGAGAG ATAGTCGAAGTGCTGACAGAATCTTTGACACTTAAGGAAACTCCCATTCCAACCAAAGTTGCAAGGCTTATGCTCGTTTCTGATGTTCTTCATAATAGTAGTGCTCCTGTAAAGAATGCATCTGCATACCGCACCAAATTTGAAGCAACATTACCCGACATTATGGAGAGTTTTAATGATTTGTTTCGTAGCGTTACTGGAAGAATTACTGCAGAGGCCCTTAAG GAACGAGTGCTCAAAGTCTTGCAAGTATGGTCAGACTGGTTTTTGTTTTCGGATGCATATGTTAATGGTTTGCGAGCTACATTTGTTCGACTTGGGAGCTCTGGTGTCATCCCATTTCATTCTATATCTGGTGATACACTTGAACTAGAAAAAAAGACTAGTTCTGAAGATGCAGGTGATGGAGCTAAGATCAACCAAGATGCTGCATTGGCAATGGGCAAAGGAGCAGCAATGAAGGAGCTAATGCATCTTCCCCTTGCTGAGCTGGAGAGACGTTGCAGACATAATGGATTGTCTCTTGTTGGTGGTAGAGAAATGATGGTTGCACGGTTGCTAAGTCTGGAAGAGGCAGAAAAACTGAGGGGCTATGAACTAGATGATGACTTGAAATATGCACAGAGCCATTCGAGTACTGGTAGATATTCCATTAGTCGTAAAGGGACTACTGTGGAAGCAGAGCCAGTGGGTCTGTCTGGATGGAGCCAATATGGGGAGGACGATTTGCAATCAAAATGCGAAGAGTCTGTTCCTTTGGCTCCAACCTTTCCCATTCCAAACCCTGAACTGAAAGCTTTcacaaagaaagagaaagttGATCCTGTTCTGCCAGCATCTAAATGGGCTCGAGAGGATGATGAAAGCGATGATGAACAAAAGGGTAGTGCTAGGGGTTTGGGTTTGAGCTACTCATCTTCTGGAAGTGAGAATGCTGGTGACGATCCTAGCAAGGGTGATGAGATGGACTTTGCAACTGGTACAAGCATCTCAGCACAACCTGACAACGGAATGAATGAAGAGCAGAG ACAAAAGCTGAGACGTCTAGAGGTGGCTTTAATAGAATATCGTGAATCCCTTGAAGAACGGGAAATTAAAAATTCGGATGAAATCGAGAGGAAAGTTGCAATCCGTCGGAAGCAGCTGCAATATGAATATGGGTTATTAGATTCTAACAACGATTCTTCAGGAAATA AGAGAACATCTTCAGAGAGGAGGGACAGACGGGATGATGCCCGTGACTCTTCAAGAAAGAGGCACCGCAGCCAGAGCCAAAGTGAGAGCCCACCACGGAAATCATCACATCGAGACAAGGAAAGGGAACACACATTAGACAGGGATAGAGATAGAACTCATGATATTCAAAACGAGAGGAGaggaaagggagagggagaggaccGGGACCGGGACCGGGAGAAAAGTGGAAGCAGAGAGAGGGATGACCATGACAGGGGCAGAGAAAGGGACAGGGATAGGAGGAGAAGACCGAAGTGA